The following proteins are co-located in the Seriola aureovittata isolate HTS-2021-v1 ecotype China chromosome 7, ASM2101889v1, whole genome shotgun sequence genome:
- the LOC130172444 gene encoding olfactory receptor 4D9, producing the protein MIEISTPTMLDRTEPAHCTVCCCTLTNKILMVLFMVLLIFAILFGNLVTLAVVLGTKHFHTPQGYLKASLAVADLAVGIFVVPLSVYAEVYLMVTDSAPEWTSYNSQSVSFHPCNVIGPIFAGCTFVSITTIFLLTIERSIAVLRPLHKDSVITRKRTTILIVLSWVGSFFLAVSPMVFSSEIALEYNSCSRMCNYALGTIGEFPSQAWNILLLFPAFDFTLLGGTVVINLISLSSIRQHSRRRKHLAMSECQNTTNPTFSDIKAAKTIGTLTVAFTASFTPIAVFVVGNVLGNKWCNFSFFAFWILATNSCWNVIIYSVRDQKFRLRAHKLLLPFQRKDTSKT; encoded by the coding sequence ATGATTGAGATCAGCACGCCGACGATGTTGGACAGAACTGAGCCGGCACACTGCACCGTGTGCTGTTGCACGCTGACCAACAAAATCCTCATGGTGCTCTTCATGGTGCTGCTGATCTTCGCCATCTTGTTTGGTAACTTGGTGACTCTGGCCGTGGTTCTGGGGACTAAACACTTCCACACGCCGCAGGGCTACCTGAAGGCGTCGCTCGCGGTGGCCGACCTGGCGGTGGGGATATTCGTGGTGCCGCTGTCCGTCTACGCCGAAGTCTATCTCATGGTGACTGACTCTGCACCGGAGTGGACTTCGTACAACTCGCAGTCGGTGAGTTTCCACCCGTGCAACGTGATAGGCCCCATCTTCGCTGGCTGCACCTTCGTCTCCATAACGACGATTTTCCTGCTGACGATCGAGCGGAGCATCGCTGTGTTGCGCCCGCTGCACAAGGACTCGGTGATTACTCGTAAAAGGACCACGATCCTCATTGTCCTCTCCTGGGTGGGGAGTTTCTTCTTGGCCGTGTCTCCGATGGTTTTCAGCAGCGAGATCGCTCTGGAGTACAACTCCTGCAGCCGGATGTGTAACTACGCGCTGGGGACCATTGGCGAGTTCCCCAGCCAGGCCTGGAAcatcctcctcctgttccccGCCTTTGACTTCACCCTCCTCGGCGGCACCGTGGTGATAAACCTCATCTCCCTGTCCAGCATCAGGCAGCACTCGAGGCGCAGGAAACACCTGGCCATGTCCGAGTGCCAAAACACCACCAATCCCACCTTCTCCGACATTAAGGCGGCCAAGACCATCGGGACTTTAACGGTGGCGTTCACGGCGTCGTTCACCCCCATCGCAGTCTTTGTCGTGGGGAACGTTTTGGGGAATAAATGGTGCAACTTTTCCTTTTTCGCCTTCTGGATTCTGGCCAccaacagctgctggaatgtCATCATCTACAGCGTGAGGGATCAGAAGTTCAGGCTTCGCGCTCACAAGCTCCTCCTGCCTTTCCAGAGAAAAGACACGAGCAAAACCTAA